One region of Candidatus Effluviviaceae Genus I sp. genomic DNA includes:
- a CDS encoding cysteine desulfurase, whose amino-acid sequence MTTKGFLDYQSGSPADPRVVEAMLPYMTERFGNPSSLHSAGDPAREALDAARRQVAALVGAAPEEIVFTSGATEANNLAIKGAALRPKGRGRHVVASVIEHRSVVTPLKYLERSGFEVTFVGVDREGFVSPADVAAAIRPDTALVTVMTANGEIGTIEPVGEIASAVKEREPGVLFHTDAVAAEAWVPLDLSTLPLDLVALSSNDICGPKGVGALYIRKGVRVESAIHGGGQERGLRSGTENIPGIVGFGKAAEIARVEMSSDAARARALRDRLLDGILGAIPDTALNGPRERRLPNNVNVRFAYIEGESLILSLDAEGIQASTGSACSAKTLEPSYVLLATGVKHEEAHGSLQLTLGRWTTDEDVDRVLDALPRIVKRLRDMSAFRPGMSYDKGSFRHEEHDKRTDE is encoded by the coding sequence ATGACCACGAAAGGCTTCCTCGACTACCAGTCCGGCTCGCCCGCTGACCCGCGCGTCGTCGAGGCGATGCTCCCCTACATGACCGAGCGGTTCGGGAACCCGTCGTCGCTCCACTCCGCGGGAGACCCGGCGCGCGAGGCGCTCGATGCGGCGCGGCGTCAGGTCGCGGCGCTCGTCGGCGCCGCCCCGGAGGAGATCGTCTTCACCTCGGGCGCGACGGAGGCGAACAACCTCGCGATCAAGGGCGCGGCGCTGCGCCCGAAGGGGAGGGGGCGTCACGTCGTCGCGTCGGTCATCGAGCACCGCTCGGTCGTCACGCCCCTCAAGTACCTCGAGCGCAGCGGGTTCGAGGTGACCTTCGTCGGCGTGGACCGCGAGGGGTTCGTGAGCCCGGCCGACGTCGCGGCGGCCATCCGCCCTGACACGGCGCTCGTGACCGTGATGACGGCCAACGGCGAGATCGGGACCATCGAGCCGGTGGGGGAGATCGCGTCGGCTGTGAAGGAGAGGGAGCCGGGCGTGCTCTTCCACACCGACGCCGTCGCCGCCGAGGCGTGGGTGCCTCTCGACCTCTCCACACTCCCGCTCGATCTCGTCGCGCTCTCGTCGAACGACATCTGCGGACCGAAGGGCGTGGGCGCGCTCTACATCAGGAAGGGCGTGCGCGTCGAGTCCGCGATCCACGGCGGCGGGCAGGAGCGGGGGCTCCGCTCGGGCACCGAGAACATCCCCGGCATCGTCGGCTTCGGGAAGGCCGCCGAGATCGCGCGCGTCGAGATGTCGTCGGACGCCGCCCGCGCGCGGGCGCTCCGCGACCGCCTGCTCGACGGCATCCTGGGCGCCATCCCGGACACGGCGCTCAACGGCCCGCGCGAACGCAGGCTCCCGAACAACGTCAACGTCCGCTTCGCGTACATCGAAGGAGAGAGTCTCATCCTGTCGCTCGACGCCGAGGGCATCCAGGCCTCGACGGGGTCGGCGTGCTCGGCGAAGACGCTCGAGCCGTCGTACGTGCTGCTCGCCACCGGCGTGAAGCACGAGGAGGCGCACGGGTCGCTCCAGCTCACGCTCGGCCGGTGGACGACCGATGAGGATGTGGACCGCGTCCTCGATGCGCTCCCGCGCATCGTGAAGCGGCTCCGGGACATGTCGGCGTTCCGGCCGGGGATGTCCTACGACAAGGGGAGCTTCCGGCACGAGGAGCACGACAAGCGCACGGATGAGTGA